Proteins co-encoded in one Flavivirga eckloniae genomic window:
- a CDS encoding vWA domain-containing protein produces the protein MKKMWYFYTAMIDKKAIRKGFVFKKYEAPFQSPFDRIFEVFKELITHTSGDFDEAIEWLRELDKEYMLTTDDYSIDDFIEDLKKKGYIREELDPDGNGGMAITAKTERAIRQQALDHIFGKIKRSGKGNHKSKSPGIGDEHTGDYRNYQFGDALDKVSMTESLKNAQINHGIGDFNLSEDDLVVEETLHKSQMSTVLMIDVSHSMILYGEDRITPAKRVAMALAELITTRYPKDTLDILVFGNDAWQIEIKDLPYLKVGPYHTNTVAGLQLAMDLLRRKRNTNKQIFMITDGKPSCLRLPDGQYYKNSNGLDKHIVNKCYAMAQQARRLHIPITTFMIAQDSYLMQFVREFTYANQGKAFYTGLKGLGEMIFEDYETNRKKRIRG, from the coding sequence ATGAAAAAAATGTGGTATTTTTATACAGCTATGATAGATAAAAAAGCCATAAGAAAAGGGTTTGTATTTAAAAAATATGAAGCTCCTTTTCAGTCCCCTTTTGATAGAATTTTTGAAGTTTTCAAAGAGCTCATTACCCATACTTCTGGTGATTTTGATGAAGCTATAGAATGGTTACGGGAGTTAGATAAAGAATATATGCTCACTACCGACGATTATTCTATTGATGATTTTATTGAAGATTTAAAGAAGAAAGGGTATATAAGAGAAGAACTTGATCCTGATGGAAACGGAGGTATGGCTATTACTGCAAAAACAGAACGTGCCATTCGTCAGCAAGCTTTAGATCATATTTTCGGGAAGATTAAACGAAGTGGGAAAGGAAACCATAAAAGTAAAAGTCCTGGAATAGGTGATGAACACACGGGAGATTATAGAAATTATCAGTTTGGTGATGCTTTGGATAAGGTGTCTATGACAGAGAGTTTAAAGAACGCTCAAATTAACCATGGGATTGGTGATTTTAATTTATCTGAGGATGATCTGGTGGTTGAAGAAACGCTTCATAAATCGCAAATGAGTACTGTCTTAATGATTGATGTAAGCCATAGTATGATTCTTTATGGGGAAGATCGAATTACACCAGCTAAGCGAGTAGCTATGGCATTAGCAGAATTGATTACTACGCGGTATCCAAAAGATACTTTGGATATTTTGGTGTTTGGAAATGATGCATGGCAGATTGAAATTAAGGATTTGCCTTATTTAAAAGTTGGACCTTATCATACCAATACTGTAGCGGGATTGCAGTTGGCTATGGATTTGCTTAGAAGAAAAAGAAATACTAATAAACAGATTTTTATGATCACCGATGGGAAACCAAGTTGTTTGCGTTTGCCGGACGGTCAGTACTATAAAAACAGTAATGGATTAGACAAACATATTGTAAATAAGTGTTATGCCATGGCGCAACAGGCTAGACGTTTACATATTCCTATTACAACATTTATGATTGCTCAGGATAGTTATTTGATGCAATTTGTAAGGGAGTTTACTTATGCAAATCAAGGAAAAGCATTTTATACGGGATTAAAAGGATTGGGGGAAATGATCTTTGAAGATTACGAAACGAATAGAAAGAAACGGATTAGAGGCTAA
- a CDS encoding WD40/YVTN/BNR-like repeat-containing protein, translating to MKRTLYLLMLLASISVFSQEFSMDLLKNMQPRNIGPGGMSGRVTAIDVVHSNPDIMYVGTASGGLWKSTSGGIKWHPIFNKEVTASIGAVAIQQSNPSVIWAGTGEGNPRNSLNGGYGIYKSLDGGRNWTLMGLEKTRHIHRVIIDPTNPNIIYVAAIGSPWGEHPERGVYKTIDGGKNWKKILFANNKTGAADLVMDPTNPNKLIAAMWEHKREPWFFNSGGEGSGLHITHDGGETWKKLTDEDGLPKGNLGRIGIAIAANKPNTIYALIEAKKNALYKSEDGGFKWKKINDKNDIGNRPFYYSEIYVDPQNENRVYSIYTYVNVSEDGGKNFSQLMPAYGANNGVHPDHHAWWIHPNNGDFMIDGNDGGLNITKDGGKTWRFIGNLPVAQFYHINVDNDIPYNVYGGMQDNGSWKGPAYVWRSQGIRNSYWQEISFGDGFDVVPDKEDSRFGWSMSQQGYVSRYDSETGNNYIVRPIHPDADVKLRFNWNSAINIDPFDSSTIYFGSQFVHKSTDKGLTWEIISEDLTTNDPEKQKQSESGGLTMDATGAENHCTILVIEPSPLEKDMLWIGTDDGRLHFTQNGGQTYTEVTKNIKGLPSGSWIAQIKASNKNKGEALLIANDYRRFNYTPYAYRTKNYGKTWQRIVDANDVKSYTLSIVEDIENPNLLFLGTDDGLYLSLDAGNKWTKWTTEGFPTVPVKDLVIHPREHDLVIGTFGRAAWVLDDIRPLRAIAKNQEIINKKLELFQPPTAYMAAYQQPTGTRFGADAIYHGENRKYGAQISYYVTIDKKESSDEDKKDDDDNTNETIDEDQEPTSTSLNTEVQVKWDSLTMKIYDKDRLIRTLKQKAPKKTGIHKWTWYMNEKGPDWASRKISNVKTEPGGVRVKPGTYNIVLHFGDQTSKQTITVKNDPRLNKSEASINEVYNASKNIEHMKQVMADAVKQLVESKQTVKKYQSGLKKLDKELYKDQIKASKDITKKIDDIINLFLGKEDKRQGITRDPGVNINQRINVVDNYVSSRQNGLTTTETTLLKHAEKALRNGIEKTNAFFNDDWKTYKNLVENIKLSPFKEVKSFKTN from the coding sequence ATGAAACGCACACTCTACCTATTGATGCTATTGGCATCAATTTCTGTATTTTCCCAAGAATTTTCAATGGACTTATTAAAGAACATGCAACCACGAAACATTGGTCCTGGCGGTATGTCTGGTCGTGTTACAGCCATAGATGTTGTACATTCTAATCCAGATATCATGTATGTTGGAACCGCTTCGGGGGGATTATGGAAATCGACTTCTGGGGGTATTAAATGGCACCCAATTTTTAACAAAGAAGTAACAGCCTCTATTGGTGCTGTCGCTATTCAACAATCAAACCCAAGTGTTATTTGGGCAGGAACCGGTGAAGGAAACCCGAGAAACAGCTTAAATGGCGGCTATGGCATATACAAGTCGTTAGATGGCGGTAGAAACTGGACATTAATGGGCTTGGAAAAAACACGGCACATACATCGTGTTATTATCGATCCAACGAATCCGAATATCATTTATGTTGCTGCTATAGGTTCGCCTTGGGGAGAACACCCAGAGCGCGGTGTATATAAAACCATCGATGGTGGAAAAAATTGGAAGAAAATTCTATTTGCCAATAACAAAACCGGAGCTGCCGATTTGGTTATGGATCCTACAAACCCCAATAAACTTATTGCTGCCATGTGGGAACACAAAAGAGAGCCTTGGTTTTTTAATTCTGGTGGTGAAGGCTCTGGATTACATATTACCCATGACGGAGGAGAAACATGGAAAAAGTTAACCGATGAAGATGGCTTACCAAAAGGAAATTTAGGACGTATAGGTATCGCTATTGCTGCAAACAAACCCAATACAATCTATGCCCTTATTGAAGCCAAGAAAAATGCCTTATACAAAAGTGAGGACGGTGGTTTTAAATGGAAAAAAATAAACGATAAAAACGATATTGGAAATCGTCCTTTTTACTACTCTGAAATTTATGTAGACCCACAAAATGAAAACCGTGTCTATTCTATTTATACCTATGTAAATGTTAGTGAAGATGGCGGAAAAAACTTTTCACAGCTCATGCCTGCATATGGAGCCAATAACGGTGTGCATCCCGACCACCATGCCTGGTGGATACATCCCAACAATGGTGATTTTATGATAGACGGTAACGATGGCGGATTAAATATTACGAAAGATGGAGGTAAAACATGGCGCTTTATAGGCAATCTACCTGTTGCGCAATTTTATCATATAAATGTAGATAACGATATTCCGTATAATGTGTACGGAGGCATGCAAGACAATGGTTCATGGAAAGGTCCTGCTTATGTTTGGCGTTCGCAAGGTATTAGAAACTCTTACTGGCAGGAAATAAGTTTTGGTGATGGTTTTGATGTTGTTCCAGACAAAGAAGATTCCCGTTTTGGTTGGTCTATGAGTCAACAAGGCTACGTGAGCAGATACGATTCCGAAACCGGAAATAATTACATCGTAAGACCAATACATCCCGATGCCGATGTAAAACTCCGATTCAATTGGAACTCGGCCATAAACATAGATCCTTTTGACTCCAGTACAATTTATTTTGGCAGTCAATTTGTTCACAAATCTACAGACAAAGGCTTAACATGGGAGATTATCTCCGAAGATTTAACAACCAATGATCCTGAAAAGCAAAAACAAAGTGAAAGTGGCGGATTAACGATGGATGCAACTGGTGCCGAAAACCACTGTACCATTTTAGTTATAGAACCTTCACCGCTCGAAAAGGACATGCTCTGGATTGGTACAGACGATGGTCGTTTACATTTTACCCAAAACGGCGGACAAACTTATACTGAAGTTACTAAAAATATTAAAGGGCTTCCTTCTGGAAGTTGGATTGCCCAAATAAAGGCTTCTAATAAAAACAAAGGTGAAGCGCTTTTAATTGCTAACGATTACAGACGCTTTAACTATACGCCCTATGCTTACCGCACTAAAAACTATGGCAAAACATGGCAACGCATAGTTGATGCTAACGACGTAAAAAGTTATACATTATCTATAGTTGAAGATATTGAGAACCCTAACCTATTATTTTTAGGAACAGACGATGGTTTATACCTCTCTTTAGATGCAGGAAACAAATGGACAAAATGGACTACTGAAGGCTTTCCAACGGTTCCTGTAAAAGACTTGGTTATTCATCCACGTGAGCACGATTTGGTTATTGGAACTTTTGGTCGCGCTGCATGGGTTTTAGATGATATTCGTCCGTTACGAGCCATTGCCAAGAATCAGGAAATAATTAATAAAAAATTAGAGTTATTCCAACCTCCAACAGCTTACATGGCTGCTTATCAACAACCAACGGGAACTCGCTTTGGAGCTGATGCTATATACCATGGTGAAAACAGAAAATATGGAGCTCAAATATCGTATTATGTAACTATAGACAAAAAGGAGTCGTCTGATGAAGATAAGAAAGACGATGACGATAATACCAATGAGACAATAGATGAAGATCAGGAGCCTACTTCGACTTCGCTAAATACAGAAGTTCAGGTTAAATGGGATTCTTTAACTATGAAAATTTATGATAAAGACCGTTTAATAAGAACATTGAAACAAAAAGCGCCTAAAAAAACTGGTATTCATAAGTGGACCTGGTATATGAATGAAAAGGGGCCAGACTGGGCATCGCGAAAAATAAGTAACGTAAAAACAGAACCCGGAGGTGTTAGAGTAAAACCCGGAACATATAACATAGTGTTGCATTTTGGAGATCAAACCTCAAAACAAACGATTACCGTTAAAAACGATCCTCGTTTGAACAAATCTGAGGCTTCAATTAACGAAGTATACAATGCCTCAAAAAACATTGAACATATGAAGCAGGTTATGGCAGACGCTGTTAAACAACTCGTTGAAAGTAAACAAACTGTTAAAAAATATCAATCCGGTTTAAAAAAACTGGATAAAGAGTTATATAAAGATCAAATAAAAGCATCAAAGGATATTACTAAAAAGATTGACGACATTATTAATCTGTTTTTAGGAAAAGAAGATAAAAGACAAGGTATAACGCGCGATCCTGGGGTGAATATTAATCAACGTATAAATGTAGTAGATAATTACGTAAGTTCTAGGCAAAATGGGTTGACTACAACAGAAACCACATTACTTAAACATGCTGAAAAAGCTTTAAGAAACGGAATTGAAAAAACAAATGCTTTTTTTAACGACGATTGGAAAACCTACAAGAATTTGGTGGAAAATATAAAGCTATCCCCATTTAAAGAAGTGAAATCATTTAAAACCAATTAG